Within the Astyanax mexicanus isolate ESR-SI-001 chromosome 9, AstMex3_surface, whole genome shotgun sequence genome, the region AGGTGCTAACAAAATTCTGGATATCAAAAGTCAGACCTAAACTGAAATTTCATCTtggtaaaagtgtaaaaacacatgttaatgtgacatataaaaaataatgaataataaaataatgccaACAATGATGGGCAGCTGAAAATTCTTATCATTGTTTAGTGGTCAGCAATTACTTGACTGTAATCCATAGTTGCTTTTAGGTTATTGTTTTAATGACTAACCTCTGTAAGAGTAACTCGAAGTTCTTCAAAGTACGAGGGGAAATTGGCCTCAGCCTGTAAATCCTCAATGGCCAGAAAAGAGGCCAGTGACTGAACCAGATCTCCTGCCAGATCAATGTCATCTGTATTCAGCATTATCTAAAAGGGCaaaacagaaagaacagagagtttattaaaggttgtgATAAAGTCACAATTTCTGTGACATTGTATTACAAGTGTGTTAGATTTCTACCTGTTTGGAagacacaaataaacacagaccTCCCCATTAGAGCGCATGCTGATGGTCAGCAGTCCTCCTCCACGCAGTGAAGTAAACGTTACATCTGGACTATTGATGCCTTCTGGTAGCAGAAAATTCTGGTTCAGCCACATGACAACCTGCagtcaaaatacagaaaaataagcCACTAAAAAGCACTTCATGTAGTGCAAGAACACCCTAATAAGAGATTTCTCATACAAAGTAAAGTTATGTGTATGAATTACCCTTTGTGGCCTGTCATTGATACTGAATGTGACTCTTCCTGTGGGTTGTGAGGCTGAGGGTTCAACATGAAGGTCATACATGGAGAAGCGAGGCAGCTGGCGAGTTATCTCAAAGACATGGAACTGGGTACTGTAGCAAGAAGTcgtaagaaaaaacattttttaatatttttagacataataaaatttattttttatgaagtGTTACTCTTTAATGCAGTCAGCCCTTACCAGGACTTATTGCAGGGATTATCTACATAGAAAGAGATGAAAAAAAATTCTGTGCCTTCTACTGCTTTTTGCAACACTCTGATGTGTGTCTTAATAGAAAATAACTACTTTCTAACAAGTGTAACAAACAGTACAGTGAATATGTTAGGACTTTATAATAATCAAAACAGCTATAGCTCAGCATAGCCTTTGATTCAGAAACACTATTTGGTGAGAAAGACATCTTACATTATGCAGGCCATTATTGTCTGGACACTGATAAATAGGTGGACTAGCGTCATCACATAGTTACTGCCATCAGTAGCAGATCCCTTAAGAACCAGGAGAAAACATACCTGGTCCTTCCACCCACAAAGGCCTTGATATGTAGATCCACAGGAATGTCTTTAGGAGGAATTATGGGCACACAGACACAGCCAGACAAGTTCTGAGAGCTGGGGTGCACCACATGACTTTCCCCTTCAAAAATCCCCTCAGCAAAAATAAGCACAGCCCGAATGATGGTCTCTGAGGGAGTAAAGGTAGGAGAAACATGCAAGAACATCATAAATGATTGTTGTTTCCTGAGTAATAGGGAAAAAAAGACACACTATAGAACTACTCTCTAGGTGATATTACCATTTGGCGTAGAGATACTGAGCTCTATGTGAGCTCTCTGACTCTCCGTGGCTGCTCGCACAGACAAGGCTGTCTGCAGCTGTGTGTTGGCAGGAATGACACCCATCTGAGCTTCCACTTCAGAGGCACCAGGTACAGCCTGCAGCAACAGTAATCAATCTTCAGGAACAAGCCTTCAACATAGGCACCAACAAATGCTTTCTGTACTCCCATTCTCTAATTCTTTCATTATgtaagtcatgggatagcagtgtgtaaatttaTTAGAAGGTGTTACTTCATGGGATCACTTGGGAATGCCCATActtaagttatgaggtgttattatgtgagtaaggttgaacactgacCAGCGTACTCAAGGCAAGGTGAAGTGAATTACAAGATTtcaagtgaggcctgatagttggTGCCAGATGGACTGGACACTTAATCATATAATCACATAAGACTGAactaaataatatcacaaaagaAACCCAAGGGGAAAAAAAGCTTTATAACATACTGTTCTTAAAGGATAAATCATAAGTCGTCATCTGACCTTAAACCAATTTACCATGCATTTTACTTACTGAAGAAAAAATGTAAGGCAGGAAGAGCAACAAACAAGCAGCAAACTGAAGGCAGCAACAGTAAAAGTCCCGTGAAGCACCTTAAGGCAGGAAACTGGTGCATTTTGTGATATTCAAGGGTTATAGATTATACGCAATAAAGGACTTCATAGAACTGAAGTATTGACAACTGTCCCTATATTTAAAACTCCTTTTTTTCTCCAATTATTTTTAGCCTGTAAGGAACTGGCAAACGATAGCAGTCAATTCTAAATAAAATGCGATGAAATCCACAATTTGTTAAACCCGTagaatttaaactaaattactttacATCAAAGCCATAGTGACAGTGTACAGAGGCAAAATAAAGAAACCAATCATAAGATTGCAATGACAGTGGTAATATATGTACGTTTATATGGACCTTGGCATTTTCCTCATAGTTGCGTAGCTCCAGTAGCAAGTTTTGTTTGCGCTGGCTCAGCTCCCTAATGAGGTCTTGTTCTACACTTGCATCCATTAGGTTCCCCTTCATCTCCTTACTAGCTGGAAGGTAGCCACGTACTGTAAAACACACCACAAATGACATCTtcaaaacattaacaaaaaattTCCAGTTACAGATAATTACTTCACATTAATGCTTTCATCATTTTTTATCAGGTTGTTGTACAGTTTTGGACCTGTTCAGACTTTGTTTTTTGCAAAGCTATTTTATCTctgttaatttaattatatatttgagAAAACACAGTATTGGCAAGATGTGAAATGattgaataaaatgtaaaatgttaaaaaatcagCTTAGATATAGCCAAAGTGCTTTACCATGAAAGCTCTATTTGTCCATGAGTCTTAACCACTTGTAATAGCTGAGCAAGAGAGGTCTGcaattattttgttcttttggaGCTTTAAACTTTAGCCATTTCTAGAACTATTTActgtcaaactatttttttttaataaggtgAAGTTAAATTActgactatgtattctatagttcATTTTAAATCACCTTCTCCTTCTACTGATGTGCAGATGAGCTGGATTTGTCCATCCATGCGATAATCTCCTTCCACCACTCCAGCCACAGATGAGGAGAAGTTATCCTTAAAGATCACCTCACCAGTACGATCACTGCGTGCATCAATCTAGACAACACAGCCAAATGGAATCGGCTTACAACAACTATAGTAATGAGCACGCTAGTCAGTGGTAAATGTCCAAAGCCTTACCTTTCCATTAGACCAGCCAGTTATGAGCTCCACAACTCCATCAGCATTCAGGTCAAAGGCATGGATACTCATTGCATGATTTTTCGACTGTGTGGAGAGGAGATGAAGTCAAATCTGAATCAACTACATGTAGCATAACTCAcatcaaaattatttttaaatgattatttcttAAAATGCAATAGACACAAATACATGTTGAGATGAACAAGGTCTGACTGGTCTCCAAGAAAAGTACCTTAATCCTCCAGTAGCGGGCAGTGCGGTCATACACTCCAACTGTTCCATTGGCCAAAGCATAACCAAATCTGCTGCCGTGCATGTAACAGAGTGATGTTACTGTCTGTGAGCAACAGAAAACAACCAGTCAGCTTACAGCCCACAATACTGCAAAAAACAATTGTACATATGCTCCACCATGTTACCTCATTCTCTGCCATCTCTGACAGCAGCTCGTCTTCTCTAAACACCCTGATATCAAAGTCTTCTGATCCCACCAGAAGCTGCAGGGCAAATGTTAGAATATTGGAAGTGTGTAAAAATATGTAGATTTAcgttcttaaaaataaagatgcttcaaAGGGCTCTTTAAAATGATGAATCACTTTTGGTTCATAAAAGAAACATACTTTATATACTGATGTGTGAGGGGAAATAAAGTTTGATTTGGGAAAGAACATTTACATCACATGATAGTTCTTTAGACTTTTTAAAGGTtctacacactcacattcacactcaACCACACTCATTGGATCTTCTGTggcatcactcaaaaaaaacatttgaaccatctttattttttaaagcgtACATCATTGAATATATTTTAGTCAGGGTGCTTTTTCACATACAATATTGGCTTTACCAGAAAAATAATGATACAACCAGACAGATTCAGtggaaattaaatattattaaatataatttgtcTTTAATATCAGTTGGGTGCTTACCTCATTCTTCCCATCACCTGTAAAATCACAGAGTACCAGTGATCGCACATTATCTCCAGTCACCTATAAGCATGAACACATACTTCAGAATGTTAATCTTTTCCAGGTTTCTCTAAGAATGAAGCCACATGCTGTTGCTATTTGCCTTACTGTCCAGAACTGGTCGTTTCCCTCATAGTCAAAGCCCTGAAGAGCACAATTCCCTCCAATAATGGCAAGAGGGGACTGGATGTCTCCTAACCTCCCCAGAACAATGGCATTGGCCCCATCTGTCACCTGTCACAAATTGCGCAATTCACATTGACACAGAGAGGGCTTATTGGCATAGGATTTTATATTTGGTATGTAATTTATAATcaggattaataaaaaaaatatattcaaagaTGCAAAACTACTATGACAATTTCACTCACCTCTTTGTAGAATATGTCAGCATTGTCGTGTACATCGTAGGCAAGCAGATTGGTCTGTGAGCCCACCAGAAGTGTCTCTCCAGTGGTGTTGGGTCCCAGAGTTCCTGCTGTAAGGCAGCTTACTGCCTGGTTAATGTTAAGCAAGGATATATCAGAGTCTTGGGTACTCTGACTGAGCCGGTGAGATGTCTGCCTCTGGCCTCGAGTGTGTGGGTTATGGATAAACACCTGATCAAAACAGGGATTTGAATGTTCTCAGTTTTAACCAGACAGATACATACTGTAAACAtacatattaggggtgtgccatattgtattgtacacaataatatcgccaacattttttaacatcattatcacagaaatgaaatgtaatgaCTTTATTTAAGGGCATCATATGGGCCATCAAGGTACAACTAAATATATATGAACTAAATATAAGGTTCTATTAAatatctaccagagacagattatatctgtccactatccactatcatttattttactttaatcctggatggaTGGAGCGCATTGTTGGTACCATGACatgattttggatcattgacttctgttacgaTCAGGTGAAACCATGCCATATCACACCGTTTGCAATATTATCACAAAATgacaattaatatttattttgttgcagtagtgtattcttgattttttttttatttaatgtttggccatattgccaagaatatcactatagcaaaaaaaaactgcCCACCGCTAATACACATATAGTTTCAGAAGAcagttttagtctttttttaaaaggtacattttaaaaataaaaagtatgttaTGTGTTGTTTTAGGAAGCTGCATATGGATGACATATGCCAATAAAAATAACATCTAAATTATTTTCTAAATCTGCTATTCTTATTTCAATCAATTTGGGGTGATGATGCTATAGTACATAGGTTATATTAGATTACATATGGTGTCTATtgtatatattgaatatatttaaccaaatatttcttcataaaatataaaaaaacatggtataAATTGCTAAGGgttttaatatcataatatttaaacACGTCcggaaaaaaaagtgtgaaacaaggtttcactacacccaaagtccatttcacaccagagttctcctttaactttgCAGACTATGCAAACTAATCACAGTATTAAGATAAACACAAATTatattttagcagcagcacacctaaagctagctaggttagataACAGACCATGACCACCAGTCACTCATTCACTGCTCTTACCTTTCCTGCTTGCGTAGCTGCAGTCAGACATGGATGAATCCCATCAAACTTCCCCATTGTAACCATACGAGGGTTAATCTTGTGATTAAGCTTGAGGGTGAAAATTGGGACCAACATGGTGGCACGGTTTAAAGGGAAAGCAGACCTGCGCAGACTAAACACCAACAAAAGAGGGGAAGATATAGTTCTCTATATCTAGACTTCGAGTCAAAGCATTTGTTTGTACATATTAAGTGTAAAATCTATAATAAAACCAGCTGTCCTGCACATGCCTgatctctccctgtctctctctctctaatagaATAAACAGCTTactgtgctgctctctctctctctcccgctttgGGCTTCCGTTACCTAGCAACACACAGGAGCTTGTTCAGCCTTTTGCTAGTTAGCTAACGTGCTAGCAAGCCTCTGCTAATCCCAGCTACCGCCCTTCTTCtcatttctctcctaaaaagcagCTAAATTAGTCATGTTTTAAGCTATTATGCGTCTTACTAGATATCTGGCTAGTTATATAATCTCAGAAAATTTTCCAAAACTAAACCGAGAAGCTAAAACAAACCAGCAGCGCTGAACTTAACCAGCTGGAGACTGGATAACTGTACTTTAGCCAACTGGAGCCGCATATAGTTGGCTAACTAGCAAAATCAGGAATTTGAGAGAGCAGTCCTTTAAGTATCTACGTTTTGCAGGAAAAAAACCTACCCGAATCCTTTGTTTTCTGACGGACAGGCGTTTTTAATCGGGTGCTACCTATCTAGGCTACTCGCTAACTAGGATCCCTAGCTATCTAGTTCTGGCACTAAAGAGGAGGATCTTTGCGCATGTGCGGAATCTGTGGCGCTGAAGAGACCATAGACATATAACACGGCTctcactaaaaacctaaaaaaaattaagagactaaaaaaactaaaaaaactaaactaaaaaaaaattttaactaaaaaaaattaagagaccacttaaaaaatatggggtttctttgattttaccaaattaaaaacctcaagAATATAATAAgaaagggagatggatgatcacaagccatcaaaccaagctgaactgcttggagtttttgcatcaggagtggcatacatattcataaagttcagaaatcaatatttggtggaat harbors:
- the bbs2 gene encoding Bardet-Biedl syndrome 2 protein homolog — its product is MLVPIFTLKLNHKINPRMVTMGKFDGIHPCLTAATQAGKVFIHNPHTRGQRQTSHRLSQSTQDSDISLLNINQAVSCLTAGTLGPNTTGETLLVGSQTNLLAYDVHDNADIFYKEVTDGANAIVLGRLGDIQSPLAIIGGNCALQGFDYEGNDQFWTVTGDNVRSLVLCDFTGDGKNELLVGSEDFDIRVFREDELLSEMAENETVTSLCYMHGSRFGYALANGTVGVYDRTARYWRIKSKNHAMSIHAFDLNADGVVELITGWSNGKIDARSDRTGEVIFKDNFSSSVAGVVEGDYRMDGQIQLICTSVEGEVRGYLPASKEMKGNLMDASVEQDLIRELSQRKQNLLLELRNYEENAKAVPGASEVEAQMGVIPANTQLQTALSVRAATESQRAHIELSISTPNETIIRAVLIFAEGIFEGESHVVHPSSQNLSGCVCVPIIPPKDIPVDLHIKAFVGGRTSTQFHVFEITRQLPRFSMYDLHVEPSASQPTGRVTFSINDRPQRVVMWLNQNFLLPEGINSPDVTFTSLRGGGLLTISMRSNGEIMLNTDDIDLAGDLVQSLASFLAIEDLQAEANFPSYFEELRVTLTEVDEFHSVHQKLTAAMADHSNHIRNMLVQAEDARLMGDLKNMKKRYIELYDLNRDLINEYKIRSNNHNALLACLKAVNQAIQRAGRLRVGKPKNQVITACRDAIKNNNINALFKIMRAGTASS